From Solanum stenotomum isolate F172 unplaced genomic scaffold, ASM1918654v1 scaffold20066, whole genome shotgun sequence:
CCCCTTCAAATGTACAACTAATACCTTGAAGAACTAATGGAGCATTTTGCCTGTACCGCACctgttttaaaacaaacttccaAAAGATTAGCACTGTTTTGAATAGATTGACGGTTCTTGCTACTGATAAGATCATACCTTTAGGTCGTGAATTTCCACTTTGCCACGCTTAGGCCAACCAGGTAGAGGGTTGTTTGTTTGCACTAGTTCAGATTCTTCACTAGGTATTCTCATGTATTGTTCTAGTCTTTCTATAGAGATTATAGAATTTGCTATTGTGCATTGACATTGAACACACCAAACAAGAATTGCATTTAGTGATAGGCCATAGGAGAATGCCATTCCAGTAAGTCCTGTTCAGAAACAAGGTTCAATCTGTGATTTTCTGATACGCGCAAGTAGGCCTTAGATAATGTCATATATCAAAGCATAAATGGAACAAACCAGAGCTCCTGCTATGAAGAGATGTCATGCCAAGCATCCATGAGGACATGATAATCGTGCATATTATCTCCAAACGTAAAATTAACCATTCAGTTGCTGAAAATGTATGGAAAATTGGCCTAGCATTTTTATCAATAAactccaagttcttcaaaaagaAACGGCCTTCCTGTGCAAAAGCTCGAATCGTCATTATCCCAGAAATACTTTCAGCTAAATGGTTGGCGACTAAAGACTTTGTCGTTCCATTTAATCTCATCAGTTCTTTAGCAGAAGAATTGTAGTATCTCTGCACGATAAAATTTACACATTTGAAGTAAGTACTAACATTTGAAAGCTATAAGAACTTAAAAGTTAGTACAATGTCTATTACCTGAACTAATATAGTTACGTAAATCATAAGCACGATGACCAGCAGGACCTCTGGAGCGAAAAAACATAGGATGACATAGGTAGAGTATGAAATAATGATTGATCCAACAGTGTAGTTCAGTAAGAAAGGCAACTCAATGTCAACAATGCTCAAATCTGAAGATACCTGCATAAAACAAATAGATCAACCAAGTAAAACTAAGATCAGACATAGGGTGATTGATCCAACAGTTCAGTTCTTACCCGACTAAGCATTCTTCCAAAAGGCGTCGAGTCAAAAAAGGACATTGGTGCAGAGAAAAGAGAGCCTGACAGTGTAGAGTAAACTGATTTTGATGCACCAAGCCCCAGCTTTACCGCTAATATGGATCTTAAAATCAGAAAGAGTATTAAACTAAAACCAGTGACTGTGTAGACCCTGATTAGCTTTAATCTGCTAACACTGGAATCTTGAAGGCCAATAGCCAACTTGTAGCTCTGTATATATTGCCCAACTACAAACATTGAGTGAACAATGACTGCCAAGGAGAAATACAAGAATCCTTTGTTATGCTTTAGATATTGTATGTATGGCTTCAATCCAGCGTCTCCTACTTCTCGTTCTTCTGCTTTGATTAATTGATCTCCTTTTAAAGAAACTGCATCATCATGTTCCTCGGAGGAAACATTATTATCAAACTCTATCTCAGCTTCCTTAGGCCTTTTAGTAGCATAAACTTCTTGACATTTTGGATCAGAAGTAGTTTTTTGTGCATTAACAAGGTCCTGAAATTCTTCACTCTTTGTCAGCAACTCATCAAATGTTCCGGATTCCATGATCTTCCCACTAGATGTTAGCTGTTAAAATGGGGATAGATTATATTATAATACATCTTCATATATCACACTAAACTTTTCTCATACAACTAGAATTAACAGAGTTCTTCATGGAGGTTACTaaccaaaatataatcaaatgCTGGAAGAAATTCAACTTGGTGTGTTACCAGCAGCACAGTTTTTCCTGATAGAGCTCCCAAGACATAATCCTGCCAAATCAAATCGCGGGAAGTTGAGAATAATTTTTAATACTAGATATGGTTTTCAAAGAATAAAAATGGATAAGACTTTATATAAAGTACATTAAATAGACTAGTCGAGGTATGTGCGTCTACAGCACTAAATGGATCATCCAAGAGATAAATATCTGCATCCTGATAGAGGGCACGAGCTTGTTGAACCCTTTGTTTTTGCCCTCCACTCAAATTGTTACCTCTTTCTCCTATCTCAGTAAGATCACCAAATGGAAGCATCTCCAAGTCTTTCACCAGTGAACTCCTTTCTATAGCTTGCCGATATCTTTGTGGTTCCATATTAGATCCAAATAGGATGTTTTCTTGTATGGTCCCTGTCTGAATCCATGCTGTCTGAGAAACATAAGCTATCTTTCCATAAACATCAACCTGCaaaaaccaaaaagaagaaacagTAACATCTTCTGATTACGCCGCAACAGTAAGTATCCTCTACCAATATCAATAAAGACTTACTGTGCCATTGATGTATGGAACTTCTCCAAGAATCAGAGACAAGAGGGTAGATTT
This genomic window contains:
- the LOC125850886 gene encoding ABC transporter C family member 10-like, with amino-acid sequence TQKGYYLLLFWSSPILVSSATFVACYLFGVPLHVSNVFTFLASINLVQQPIRNLPDVVGAFIEAKVSLSRIVKFLEEPDMHTRDMKKQRQDGVNICINCTDVSWEMNSLKPTLKDITLDIKHGEKVAVCGEVGSGKSTLLSLILGEVPYINGTVDVYGKIAYVSQTAWIQTGTIQENILFGSNMEPQRYRQAIERSSLVKDLEMLPFGDLTEIGERGNNLSGGQKQRVQQARALYQDADIYLLDDPFSAVDAHTSTSLFNDYVLGALSGKTVLLVTHQVEFLPAFDYILLTSSGKIMESGTFDELLTKSEEFQDLVNAQKTTSDPKCQEVYATKRPKEAEIEFDNNVSSEEHDDAVSLKGDQLIKAEEREVGDAGLKPYIQYLKHNKGFLYFSLAVIVHSMFVVGQYIQSYKLAIGLQDSSVSRLKLIRVYTVTGFSLILFLILRSILAVKLGLGASKSVYSTLSGSLFSAPMSFFDSTPFGRMLSRVSSDLSIVDIELPFLLNYTVGSIIISYSTYVILCFFAPEVLLVIVLMIYVTILVQRYYNSSAKELMRLNGTTKSLVANHLAESISGIMTIRAFAQEGRFFLKNLEFIDKNARPIFHTFSATEWLILRLEIICTIIMSSWMLGMTSLHSRSSGLTGMAFSYGLSLNAILVWCVQCQCTIANSIISIERLEQYMRIPSEESELVQTNNPLPGWPKRGKVEIHDLKVRYRQNAPLVLQGISCTFEGGQKIGVVGRTGSGKTTLISALFRLVEPTDGKIIIDECDISTIRLHDLRSHIGIIPQDPTLFTGSVRYNLDPLSKYSDDEIWEVSFIYIYTSCLISNDSKLLTEFCCLKVLDKCQLREAVQEKEGGLDSSVLQDGSNWSMGQRQLFCLGRALLKRSRILVLDEATASIDNATDAILQKTIRLEFADCTVITVAHRIPTVMDYTKVLAISDGKLVEFDEPKKLINKEGSLFVMLVKEYWARTES